The following are encoded together in the Thermococcus sibiricus MM 739 genome:
- a CDS encoding DUF366 family protein, which translates to MKLLVVKDKRIDYDGSAIKSHWAYRNFGVLGNSIVIFRGRCDIKIEEMIDIEDLRQQKEIKSEDMIHYIIEIFEVPNVFLASVLQKLFIAKLGEILGEYDIKTSRYGDDIYVGDKKLSISIATVSPVSIKIHIGVNVEAKGVPMGVNAIGLKELGIFDIDQFMELSGKLLVEEFLKAKKDSLKVRWVE; encoded by the coding sequence ATGAAGCTCTTAGTGGTGAAAGATAAGAGAATTGATTACGATGGATCTGCAATAAAGAGTCACTGGGCATATAGAAACTTTGGGGTATTAGGAAACTCAATAGTGATATTCAGAGGACGTTGTGACATAAAAATCGAGGAAATGATTGATATTGAAGACCTTCGTCAGCAAAAGGAAATCAAAAGCGAGGATATGATACATTACATAATAGAAATATTTGAGGTACCAAATGTGTTTCTTGCGTCAGTGCTCCAGAAACTCTTTATTGCAAAGCTAGGTGAGATTTTGGGAGAATATGATATAAAGACCTCAAGATATGGTGATGACATTTACGTTGGTGACAAAAAGTTGAGTATTTCCATTGCTACAGTCTCACCAGTTAGCATTAAGATTCACATAGGAGTTAATGTTGAAGCAAAGGGAGTACCAATGGGAGTTAATGCCATTGGGTTAAAGGAACTTGGAATATTTGATATTGACCAATTTATGGAGCTAAGTGGGAAATTACTTGTGGAGGAATTTTTAAAGGCCAAAAAAGACAGTTTAAAAGTGAGATGGGTAGAATAA
- a CDS encoding magnesium-dependent phosphatase-1, translating into MRLLIFDLDKTLWDHYDASQLVPPFRTHGTELIDALGNKLKLFDGVVEFLDWAKERFVLSIASWNLEKLVRPILEEFNIWHYFVFPKIENHPDKADMIVRTLQELKNSGYEIEEVIYIDDRTLHLDKIKKRIPDIRFIQMWVDVKNFEELREYLMKELEVKKDEALSGER; encoded by the coding sequence ATGAGACTATTAATATTTGATCTTGATAAGACATTATGGGATCATTATGATGCTTCTCAGCTAGTCCCTCCCTTTAGAACACACGGTACTGAATTAATAGATGCCTTAGGAAATAAATTGAAACTCTTCGATGGAGTTGTGGAATTCCTAGATTGGGCAAAAGAAAGGTTTGTTCTTAGCATTGCGAGTTGGAATCTTGAAAAATTGGTGAGACCGATATTGGAAGAGTTTAATATCTGGCACTATTTTGTCTTTCCCAAAATAGAGAACCATCCAGATAAAGCGGACATGATAGTTAGAACGCTTCAAGAATTAAAGAATTCTGGATATGAAATAGAGGAAGTGATTTATATTGATGATAGAACTCTCCATTTAGATAAAATTAAAAAGAGAATTCCTGACATAAGATTTATTCAAATGTGGGTGGATGTAAAAAATTTTGAAGAACTTAGAGAGTATCTTATGAAGGAATTAGAGGTGAAAAAGGATGAAGCTCTTAGTGGTGAAAGATAA